In Macadamia integrifolia cultivar HAES 741 chromosome 5, SCU_Mint_v3, whole genome shotgun sequence, a single window of DNA contains:
- the LOC122079022 gene encoding uncharacterized protein LOC122079022, which yields MTESKAAPPPVPLPLYKQRSWSADTYRDEVWLKRKGNHKRKQRSGSVTDEDLDELKACIELGFGFDSPDLDRKLSDTLPALGLYHAVTKQYSDSISKSSSSAPPSECDASSPPGSPLTIFSPGDDPQIVKTRLRQWAQVVACSVRQSSY from the exons ATGACGGAATCTAAGGCGGCGCCGCCACCAGTTCCACTACCTCTCTACAAGCAGCGATCTTGGTCTGCTGATACCTATCGCGATGAAGTTTGGTTGAAAAGGAAAGGTAATCACAAGAGGAAACAGAGAAGCGGGAGCGTCACCGACGAAGATCTCGATGAGCTTAAGGCTTGTATCGAATTAGGTTTCGGGTTCGATTCTCCAGATTTAGATCGAAAGCTATCAGATACTTTGCCAGCTCTAGGTCTATATCATGCCGTCACCAAGCAATACAGTGATAGCATTTCAAAATCTTCATCTTCGGCTCCTCCTTCAGAGTGTGATGCATCGTCTCCACCTGGAAGCCCTCTCACCATCTTCAGCCCAG GTGATGATCCTCAAATTGTCAAGACGAGATTGAGGCAGTGGGCACAGGTCGTTGCGTGTTCGGTGCGTCAATCTTCTTATTGA